One stretch of Sphingomonas rosea DNA includes these proteins:
- the lpdA gene encoding dihydrolipoyl dehydrogenase: MAENYDLIVLGSGPGGYVAAIRAAQLGLKVAIVERELLGGICLNWGCIPTKALLRSAEILHYAQHADSYGLKLAGKIEADLAAVVKRSRGVAKQLNQGVTHLMKKNKITLHLGTGTMTGPTSMTVKGDKGEEQLSAKHVILAVGARARDLPFAPADGKRIWTYRHAMTPTEMPTKLLVIGSGAIGIEFASFYNDMGAEVTVVEMLDRIVPVEDAEISAQLEKSLTKQGITIMTGAGVESIAASASGVKAKIKGKGKDGKVADQDFSHCIVAVGIVPNTENVGIEKLVEMDRGFIQIDPYGRTKSKGLWAIGDCTPGPWLAHKASHEGVTAAEAIAQELGNKDVHPHALDRSNIPGCTYCHPQVASVGLTEAKAKEAGHEVRVGKFPFIGNGKAIALGETEGFIKTVVDAKTGELLGAHMIGAEVTELIQGYTVGKTAELLDEDFAQTIFPHPTLSEMMHESILSAQGRVIHI, from the coding sequence ATGGCTGAGAATTACGACCTCATCGTGCTGGGCTCGGGCCCCGGCGGCTATGTCGCGGCGATCCGCGCGGCGCAGCTCGGGCTCAAGGTCGCCATCGTCGAGCGCGAGCTCTTGGGCGGCATCTGCCTCAACTGGGGGTGCATTCCGACCAAGGCTCTGCTGCGCTCCGCCGAGATCCTCCATTATGCGCAGCATGCCGACAGCTATGGCCTCAAGCTCGCGGGCAAGATCGAGGCCGATCTCGCAGCGGTGGTGAAGCGCAGCCGCGGCGTCGCCAAGCAGCTCAATCAGGGCGTCACGCACCTGATGAAGAAGAACAAGATCACGTTGCATCTGGGGACGGGGACGATGACCGGCCCGACCAGCATGACGGTGAAGGGCGACAAGGGCGAGGAGCAGCTCAGCGCCAAGCACGTCATCCTGGCGGTGGGCGCGCGGGCGCGCGACCTGCCGTTCGCGCCCGCCGACGGCAAGCGCATCTGGACCTATCGCCATGCCATGACCCCGACCGAGATGCCGACCAAGCTGCTGGTCATCGGGTCGGGCGCGATCGGGATCGAGTTCGCGAGCTTCTACAACGACATGGGCGCCGAGGTGACCGTGGTCGAGATGCTCGACCGGATCGTGCCGGTGGAGGATGCCGAGATCTCGGCCCAGCTCGAGAAGAGCCTGACCAAGCAGGGCATCACGATCATGACCGGCGCGGGGGTCGAATCGATCGCCGCCTCGGCCTCGGGCGTGAAGGCCAAGATCAAGGGCAAGGGCAAGGACGGCAAGGTCGCCGACCAGGATTTCAGCCACTGCATCGTCGCGGTCGGGATCGTCCCCAACACCGAGAATGTCGGGATCGAGAAGCTGGTCGAGATGGACCGCGGGTTCATCCAGATCGACCCCTATGGCCGGACGAAGTCGAAGGGCCTGTGGGCGATCGGCGACTGCACGCCGGGGCCGTGGCTGGCGCACAAGGCGAGCCACGAGGGTGTCACCGCCGCCGAGGCGATCGCGCAGGAGCTCGGCAACAAGGACGTGCACCCGCATGCCCTCGACCGCTCGAACATTCCGGGCTGCACTTATTGCCACCCGCAGGTGGCGAGCGTCGGGCTGACCGAGGCCAAGGCCAAGGAAGCGGGCCATGAAGTCCGGGTCGGCAAGTTCCCCTTCATCGGCAACGGCAAGGCGATCGCGCTCGGCGAGACCGAGGGCTTCATCAAGACCGTGGTCGACGCCAAGACCGGCGAACTGCTCGGCGCGCACATGATCGGGGCGGAAGTGACCGAGCTCATCCAGGGCTATACGGTGGGCAAGACCGCCGAACTCCTCGACGAGGATTTCGCGCAGACCATCTTCCCGCATCCGACGCTGTCGGAGATGATGCACGAGAGCATCCTGTCGGCGCAGGGCCGGGTGATCCACATCTAG
- a CDS encoding DUF4142 domain-containing protein: MNRLIVGVALGALALSACNKSKNSDTTTVERNVLIDNGAAAATTASAADQAFVEAAAASNMVEIESSKLALTKATLPSIRTYAQMMIDDHGKASTDLAAAAAGAGATVPTALPADQQTKLDALGKLSGAAFDKQYLADQKAGHVATLAKLKDYGASAPAGGLKDFANATAPVVQKHLDTLEKIK, encoded by the coding sequence ATGAATCGTTTGATTGTCGGGGTCGCACTGGGCGCGCTCGCGCTCAGCGCCTGCAACAAGTCGAAGAACAGCGACACCACCACGGTTGAGCGCAACGTCCTCATCGACAATGGCGCGGCGGCGGCGACCACCGCCAGCGCTGCTGACCAGGCCTTCGTCGAGGCCGCGGCGGCGAGCAACATGGTCGAGATCGAGAGCAGCAAGCTTGCGCTGACCAAGGCGACCCTGCCGTCGATCAGGACCTATGCGCAGATGATGATCGACGACCATGGCAAGGCGAGCACGGACCTCGCCGCCGCGGCCGCCGGCGCCGGGGCGACGGTCCCGACCGCGCTTCCCGCCGACCAGCAGACCAAGCTCGACGCGCTCGGCAAGCTGTCGGGTGCGGCCTTCGACAAGCAGTATCTGGCCGACCAGAAGGCGGGCCACGTGGCGACGCTGGCCAAGCTCAAGGACTATGGCGCGAGCGCGCCTGCGGGCGGGCTCAAGGACTTCGCCAACGCCACCGCCCCGGTGGTCCAGAAGCATCTCGACACGCTGGAGAAGATCAAGTGA
- a CDS encoding cupin domain-containing protein: MIDTTTAKKGYCADIEEATIANNDFRRVLYTGEHLQLVLMSLAPGEEIGEETHEDRDQFFRFEEGEGVVVIDGVDNKVEDDFAVIVPAGARHNVKNTGEEPLQFYTLYGPPEHKDKVVHKTKAQAEADHDNDEWDGKTTE; encoded by the coding sequence GTGATCGACACGACGACCGCCAAGAAGGGCTATTGCGCCGACATCGAGGAAGCGACGATCGCCAACAACGATTTCCGCCGCGTGCTCTACACCGGCGAGCATCTGCAGCTCGTCCTGATGAGCCTCGCGCCGGGCGAGGAGATCGGCGAGGAGACGCACGAGGACCGCGACCAGTTCTTCCGCTTCGAGGAAGGCGAGGGCGTGGTCGTGATCGACGGGGTCGACAACAAGGTCGAGGACGATTTCGCGGTGATCGTGCCGGCGGGCGCGCGCCACAATGTGAAGAACACCGGCGAGGAGCCGCTCCAGTTCTACACGCTCTACGGACCGCCCGAGCACAAGGACAAGGTCGTGCACAAGACCAAGGCGCAGGCCGAGGCCGACCACGACAATGACGAGTGGGACGGCAAGACGACCGAGTGA
- a CDS encoding acyltransferase — translation MLHIPTVSSRMAVTSPAAEGRRILSLQVLRGIAASMVVILHVSHLAQSARVSDWRFHLGAAGVDLFFALSGVIITIIPKRSPGDFLRRRLIRVVPLYFLMTMLAWPFAKGVTAANAFTSLTLWPAWGAMTQPILGVGWTLSFELLFYVAACASIASRRNALVLAGTYLSAMALIPSGLVAAQFLGNPIILEFLAGVAIGALWKRGHRVSPPIAAIVVVAALALWLLNPAVETLTSVVGTMNAQNSLWRAVEIGVPAAMLVFGFLHLDFAWPSSAIAVGDASYSIYLAHAAILTPLSSLVLPPILQPFSLAIYLLLSAIASFAVYNLFEKPILALLRQRGKAGTGIALAPA, via the coding sequence GTGTTGCATATTCCGACGGTCAGCAGCCGAATGGCGGTCACCTCTCCGGCGGCCGAAGGCCGGCGCATCCTCTCGCTTCAGGTCTTGCGCGGCATTGCTGCGAGCATGGTCGTCATCCTGCATGTCTCGCACCTCGCGCAATCGGCTCGGGTCTCGGACTGGCGCTTTCACCTCGGCGCGGCCGGGGTCGACCTGTTCTTCGCGCTGAGCGGAGTCATCATCACGATCATCCCGAAGCGCTCGCCCGGCGATTTCCTCCGCCGGCGCCTGATCCGGGTCGTTCCGCTCTACTTCCTCATGACCATGCTGGCCTGGCCGTTCGCCAAGGGGGTCACCGCGGCCAATGCATTCACAAGCCTGACCCTTTGGCCGGCGTGGGGAGCGATGACCCAGCCCATTCTCGGCGTCGGCTGGACCCTGAGCTTCGAGCTCCTCTTCTATGTCGCGGCGTGCGCATCGATCGCCAGCCGGCGCAACGCGCTAGTGCTGGCTGGCACCTATTTGTCCGCGATGGCCCTGATTCCGAGCGGACTCGTCGCTGCCCAGTTTCTCGGCAACCCGATCATTCTCGAGTTTCTCGCCGGGGTCGCCATCGGCGCTCTGTGGAAGCGCGGCCATCGGGTGTCGCCGCCGATCGCGGCCATCGTCGTCGTCGCCGCGCTCGCCCTGTGGCTGCTCAATCCGGCGGTCGAAACACTCACCAGCGTCGTGGGCACGATGAACGCTCAGAATTCGCTGTGGCGCGCGGTCGAGATCGGCGTCCCGGCGGCGATGCTCGTCTTCGGCTTTCTCCACCTCGACTTCGCTTGGCCGTCATCAGCCATTGCGGTCGGCGACGCCTCTTATTCCATCTACCTCGCGCATGCCGCGATCCTGACTCCGCTGTCGAGCCTGGTCCTTCCGCCGATCCTTCAGCCGTTCAGTCTCGCCATCTACCTCTTGCTCTCGGCCATCGCGTCCTTCGCGGTCTACAATCTGTTCGAAAAACCGATCCTGGCCTTGCTTCGGCAGCGCGGGAAGGCCGGGACGGGCATCGCGCTCGCCCCGGCCTGA
- the rpsL gene encoding 30S ribosomal protein S12, with translation MPTINQLIRKGREPQKAKSKVPAMEQNPQKRGVCTRVYTTTPKKPNSALRKVAKVRLTNQREVISYIPGEGHNLQEHSVVLIRGGRVRDLPGVRYHVLRGVLDTQGVKDRRQSRSKYGAKRPK, from the coding sequence ATGCCAACGATCAACCAGCTGATCCGCAAGGGTCGCGAACCGCAGAAGGCCAAGAGCAAGGTCCCTGCGATGGAACAGAACCCGCAGAAGCGCGGCGTTTGCACCCGCGTCTACACGACGACCCCGAAGAAGCCGAACTCGGCGCTCCGCAAGGTGGCCAAGGTTCGCCTGACCAACCAGCGCGAAGTCATCAGCTACATTCCGGGCGAGGGCCACAATCTCCAGGAGCACTCGGTGGTCCTGATCCGTGGCGGCCGTGTGCGCGACCTTCCGGGTGTCCGCTACCACGTGCTTCGCGGCGTGCTCGACACCCAGGGTGTCAAGGACCGCCGTCAGTCGCGCTCGAAGTACGGCGCCAAGCGCCCGAAGTAA
- the rpsG gene encoding 30S ribosomal protein S7, with the protein MSRRRRPEKREILPDPKFGDITLSKFMNNIMLDGKKSVAESIVYGALEVVETRLKREPIGVFHDALNNVKPGIEVRSRRVGGATYQVPVEVRDVRAQALAIRWLISAARARSEKTMAARLSGELMDAAQNRGNAVKKREDTHRMAEANRAFSHYRW; encoded by the coding sequence ATGTCACGTCGTCGTCGCCCAGAAAAGCGCGAGATCCTGCCGGACCCGAAGTTCGGTGACATCACCCTGTCGAAGTTCATGAACAACATCATGCTCGACGGTAAGAAGTCGGTCGCCGAGAGCATCGTCTACGGTGCTCTCGAAGTCGTCGAGACCCGCCTCAAGCGCGAGCCGATCGGTGTCTTCCACGACGCCCTCAACAACGTGAAGCCGGGCATCGAGGTCCGCAGCCGCCGCGTCGGCGGTGCGACCTACCAGGTCCCGGTCGAAGTTCGCGACGTTCGCGCCCAGGCGCTGGCGATCCGCTGGCTCATTTCGGCCGCCCGTGCGCGCTCGGAGAAGACCATGGCCGCCCGCCTGTCGGGTGAGCTGATGGACGCGGCGCAGAACCGTGGCAACGCGGTCAAGAAGCGCGAAGACACGCACCGCATGGCCGAAGCGAACCGCGCCTTCAGCCACTACCGCTGGTAA
- the fusA gene encoding elongation factor G translates to MARSHPLERYRNIGIMAHIDAGKTTTTERILYYTGKSYKIGEVHEGTATMDWMEQEQERGITITSAATTCKWKAEDGEGPEHLINIIDTPGHVDFTIEVERSLRVLDGAVACFDGVAGVEPQSETVWRQADKYKVPRMCFVNKLDRTGADFYYCVDTIVERLGARPAVLYLPIGMEGGFKGLVDLVNNRAIIWLEESLGAKFEYQDIPDDLKEKAAKYRSDLIEIAVEQDDEAMEAYLEGNEPDTATLKKLIRKGTLAMDFVPVLCGSAFKNKGVQPLLDAVVDYLPSPLDIPPVEGVKPGTEEADSRPASDDAPFSALAFKIMNDPFVGSLTFTRIYSGTLTKGSYLNSVKDKKEKIGRMLLMHANSREDIEEARAGDIVAIAGLKETTTGDTLCDPAKPIVLERMEFPEPVIEVAVEPKTKADQEKMGIALNRLAAEDPSFRVTTDHESGQTIIKGMGELHLEILVDRMKREFKVEANVGAPQVAYREYLKKPVDLDYTHKKQSGGTGQFGRVKVKLTPGERGAGIIFKDEIKGGNIPKEYIPAIEKGFRETAATGSLVGFPIIDFEILLYDGAYHDVDSSALAFEITARGAMREGAQKAGITLLEPVMKVEVVTPEDYLGDVIGDINSRRGQIQGTDSRGNAQVVEAMVPLANMFGYVNQLRSFTQGRAQYSMQFSHYDEVPQNVADEVKAKLA, encoded by the coding sequence ATGGCCCGCAGCCATCCGCTCGAGCGTTACCGTAATATCGGCATCATGGCGCACATCGACGCCGGCAAGACGACGACGACCGAGCGCATCCTCTATTACACCGGCAAGTCCTACAAGATCGGCGAGGTCCATGAGGGCACCGCGACCATGGACTGGATGGAGCAGGAGCAGGAGCGCGGGATCACGATCACGTCGGCTGCCACCACCTGCAAGTGGAAGGCCGAGGACGGTGAGGGTCCCGAGCACCTGATCAACATCATCGACACCCCCGGCCACGTCGACTTCACCATTGAAGTCGAGCGTTCGCTGCGCGTGCTCGACGGCGCGGTTGCCTGCTTCGACGGCGTTGCCGGCGTCGAGCCGCAGTCGGAAACCGTGTGGCGCCAGGCGGACAAGTACAAGGTTCCGCGGATGTGCTTCGTCAACAAGCTCGACCGCACCGGTGCCGATTTCTACTATTGCGTCGACACGATCGTCGAGCGCCTCGGCGCGCGTCCGGCCGTGCTGTATCTCCCGATCGGCATGGAAGGTGGCTTCAAGGGCCTTGTCGACCTGGTCAACAACCGCGCGATCATCTGGCTCGAGGAGTCGCTGGGCGCGAAGTTCGAATATCAGGACATCCCCGATGACCTGAAGGAGAAGGCTGCCAAGTATCGCAGCGACCTCATCGAGATCGCCGTCGAGCAGGACGACGAGGCGATGGAAGCCTATCTCGAGGGCAACGAGCCGGACACGGCCACGCTCAAGAAGCTGATCCGCAAGGGTACGCTGGCGATGGACTTCGTGCCGGTGCTGTGCGGCTCGGCGTTCAAGAACAAGGGCGTCCAGCCCCTGCTCGACGCCGTGGTCGACTATCTGCCGAGCCCGCTCGACATTCCGCCGGTCGAAGGCGTCAAGCCGGGCACCGAGGAAGCCGACAGCCGTCCGGCCTCGGACGACGCGCCCTTCTCGGCGCTCGCGTTCAAGATCATGAACGACCCGTTCGTCGGCTCGCTCACCTTCACCCGCATCTATTCGGGCACGCTGACCAAGGGCAGCTACCTGAACTCGGTCAAGGACAAGAAGGAAAAGATCGGCCGCATGCTCCTCATGCACGCCAACTCGCGTGAGGACATCGAAGAAGCGCGTGCGGGCGACATCGTCGCGATCGCGGGCCTCAAGGAGACCACCACCGGCGACACGCTGTGTGATCCGGCCAAGCCGATCGTGCTCGAGCGCATGGAGTTCCCCGAGCCCGTCATCGAGGTCGCGGTGGAGCCGAAGACCAAGGCCGACCAGGAGAAGATGGGCATCGCCCTCAACCGCCTGGCCGCCGAGGATCCCTCGTTCCGCGTCACCACCGATCACGAGAGCGGCCAGACCATCATCAAGGGGATGGGCGAACTCCACCTCGAGATCCTGGTCGATCGCATGAAGCGCGAGTTCAAGGTCGAGGCCAATGTCGGCGCGCCGCAGGTGGCATATCGCGAATACCTCAAGAAGCCGGTCGACCTCGACTACACCCACAAGAAGCAGTCGGGCGGCACCGGTCAGTTCGGTCGCGTGAAGGTCAAGCTCACTCCGGGCGAGCGCGGCGCGGGCATCATCTTCAAGGACGAGATCAAGGGCGGTAATATTCCCAAGGAATATATCCCGGCGATCGAAAAGGGCTTCCGTGAGACGGCGGCGACGGGTTCGCTGGTCGGGTTCCCGATCATCGACTTCGAGATCCTGCTGTATGACGGTGCCTACCATGACGTCGACTCGTCGGCGCTGGCGTTCGAAATCACCGCGCGCGGTGCGATGCGTGAAGGGGCCCAGAAGGCCGGCATCACGCTGCTCGAGCCGGTGATGAAGGTCGAGGTCGTGACTCCCGAGGATTACCTCGGCGACGTGATCGGCGACATCAACAGCCGCCGTGGCCAGATCCAGGGCACCGACAGCCGGGGCAATGCCCAGGTCGTCGAGGCGATGGTCCCGCTGGCGAACATGTTCGGCTACGTGAACCAGCTGCGCTCGTTCACCCAGGGCCGGGCGCAGTACTCGATGCAGTTCTCGCACTATGACGAAGTTCCGCAGAACGTTGCGGACGAGGTCAAGGCGAAGCTGGCGTAA
- the tuf gene encoding elongation factor Tu has translation MAKAKFERNKPHVNIGTIGHVDHGKTSLTAAITKVLAKQGGGVAVDFANIDKAPEERERGITISTAHVEYETANRHYAHVDCPGHADYVKNMITGAAQMDGAILVVSAADGPMPQTKEHILLAAQVGVPTMVVFLNKVDQVDDPELLELVELEIREELSKRGFDGDNIPIVAGSALATLEDRDANIGDEAILKLMQAVDDWIPQPERPLDKPFLMPIEDVFSISGRGTVVTGRVETGIVKVGEEVEIVGIKDTKKTVVTGVEMFRKLLDQGQAGDNIGALIRGVARDEVERGQVLCKPGSITPHTDFSAEVYVLSKDEGGRHTPFFANYRPQFYFRTTDVTGEVTLPEGTEMVMPGDNVTLGVKLIAPIAMDQGLRFAIREGGRTVGAGVVGTITK, from the coding sequence ATGGCGAAGGCGAAATTCGAGCGGAACAAGCCGCACGTGAACATCGGCACCATCGGTCACGTCGACCATGGCAAGACCTCGCTCACCGCGGCGATCACCAAGGTGCTGGCTAAGCAGGGCGGCGGCGTCGCCGTCGACTTCGCCAACATCGACAAGGCGCCGGAAGAGCGTGAGCGCGGCATCACCATCTCGACCGCGCACGTCGAGTATGAGACGGCCAACCGTCACTATGCCCACGTCGACTGCCCGGGCCACGCCGATTATGTGAAGAACATGATCACCGGCGCCGCGCAGATGGACGGCGCGATCCTCGTCGTGTCGGCTGCTGACGGTCCGATGCCGCAGACCAAGGAGCACATCCTGCTCGCGGCGCAGGTCGGCGTTCCGACCATGGTCGTCTTCCTCAACAAGGTCGACCAGGTTGACGATCCCGAGCTTCTCGAGCTCGTCGAGCTCGAGATCCGTGAAGAGCTCTCGAAGCGCGGCTTCGACGGCGACAACATTCCGATCGTCGCGGGTTCGGCGCTTGCCACCCTCGAGGACCGCGATGCCAACATCGGCGACGAGGCGATCCTCAAGCTGATGCAGGCCGTCGACGACTGGATCCCGCAGCCGGAGCGTCCGCTCGACAAGCCGTTCCTGATGCCGATCGAAGACGTGTTCTCGATCTCGGGCCGCGGCACCGTCGTGACCGGCCGCGTCGAGACCGGCATCGTCAAGGTTGGCGAGGAAGTCGAGATCGTCGGCATCAAGGACACCAAGAAGACCGTCGTCACCGGCGTCGAAATGTTCCGCAAGCTGCTCGATCAGGGCCAGGCCGGCGACAACATCGGTGCGCTGATCCGCGGCGTCGCTCGTGACGAAGTCGAGCGTGGTCAGGTTCTCTGCAAGCCGGGTTCGATCACTCCGCACACCGACTTCTCGGCCGAAGTGTACGTGCTGTCGAAGGACGAGGGTGGCCGTCACACGCCGTTCTTCGCCAACTATCGTCCGCAGTTCTACTTCCGCACCACCGACGTGACCGGCGAAGTGACCCTCCCCGAGGGCACCGAGATGGTCATGCCGGGCGACAACGTCACCCTCGGTGTCAAGCTGATCGCTCCGATCGCGATGGACCAGGGTCTGCGTTTCGCCATCCGCGAAGGCGGCCGCACCGTCGGCGCCGGCGTGGTGGGCACCATCACCAAGTAA
- a CDS encoding AI-2E family transporter produces MQRSRVPTAGERSGFTLFLVLITVALGFVAWPFASALLWAVLAAIMFQPLNRWMLARLNGGANRAAFATLFVILVAVIVPAIAIGNVIIGQALQIYEVVKAGQFDAARYFEQVQGRLPARLQQIIEGSGYGNFSVIQERVTAIVRDSLTVIAKQALQIGGNAFTSLLVFAVGLYVTYFLLRDGERIGARVKETLPLDARSADELSSSFVSIIRATIKGSVVVGLVQGMLGTITFWIVGFPSAVLLGVLMAIVSLLPAVGPALVWAPIAGYLLLTGSIWQGIVVIVSGALVIGMADNVLRPILVGRDTGIPDWLVLVTTLGGIAAFGLSGVVVGPVVGGLFLAGWSIYREERLREKAEGEGELRLG; encoded by the coding sequence ATGCAGCGTTCGAGGGTACCGACGGCCGGTGAGCGCAGCGGCTTCACCCTGTTCCTCGTCCTCATTACGGTCGCGCTGGGCTTCGTCGCCTGGCCCTTTGCCTCTGCGCTGCTGTGGGCGGTGCTCGCCGCGATCATGTTCCAGCCTCTGAACCGCTGGATGCTGGCGCGGCTGAACGGAGGCGCCAATCGCGCCGCCTTCGCGACCCTCTTCGTGATCCTGGTGGCGGTCATCGTTCCCGCCATCGCCATCGGCAACGTCATCATCGGCCAGGCACTGCAAATCTATGAGGTGGTGAAGGCGGGGCAATTCGATGCCGCGCGCTATTTCGAGCAGGTCCAGGGGCGTCTGCCGGCCCGCCTGCAGCAGATCATCGAAGGTTCGGGCTACGGCAACTTCTCGGTCATCCAGGAACGGGTGACCGCCATCGTCCGCGACAGCCTGACGGTGATCGCCAAGCAAGCGCTGCAGATCGGCGGCAACGCCTTCACCTCGCTGCTGGTGTTCGCGGTCGGGCTCTACGTCACCTATTTCCTGCTCCGCGACGGCGAGCGCATCGGCGCCAGGGTCAAGGAGACGCTGCCGCTCGACGCGCGCTCGGCCGACGAGCTGTCGAGCAGCTTCGTCTCGATCATCCGCGCGACGATCAAGGGATCGGTGGTTGTGGGGCTGGTGCAGGGGATGCTCGGCACCATCACCTTCTGGATCGTCGGTTTCCCCTCGGCGGTGCTGCTCGGGGTCCTGATGGCGATCGTCTCGCTCCTCCCCGCGGTGGGCCCCGCGCTCGTCTGGGCGCCGATCGCCGGCTACCTCCTGTTGACGGGCTCGATCTGGCAGGGGATCGTGGTGATCGTCTCGGGTGCGCTGGTGATCGGCATGGCCGACAACGTCTTGCGCCCGATCCTCGTCGGCCGTGACACCGGCATTCCCGACTGGCTGGTGCTCGTCACCACGCTTGGCGGAATCGCCGCCTTCGGGCTGAGCGGAGTCGTGGTCGGCCCGGTGGTCGGCGGCCTGTTCCTCGCCGGCTGGTCCATCTACCGCGAGGAGCGGCTGCGCGAGAAGGCGGAAGGGGAGGGCGAGCTCCGCCTCGGCTGA
- the rpsJ gene encoding 30S ribosomal protein S10 — protein METQNIRIRLKAFDHRVLDQATGDIADTARRTGALIRGPIPLPTRIEKFTVNRSPHVDKKSREQFEVRTYKRLLDIVQPTPQTVDALMKLDLAAGVDVEIKLA, from the coding sequence ATGGAAACTCAGAATATCCGGATTCGTCTGAAAGCCTTCGATCACCGCGTGCTCGATCAGGCGACCGGCGACATCGCCGATACCGCCCGTCGCACCGGTGCCCTGATCCGTGGTCCGATTCCGCTTCCGACCCGCATCGAGAAGTTCACCGTCAACCGTTCGCCGCACGTCGACAAGAAGTCGCGCGAGCAGTTCGAGGTGCGCACCTACAAGCGTCTGCTCGACATCGTGCAGCCGACCCCGCAGACCGTCGATGCGCTGATGAAGCTCGACCTCGCCGCGGGTGTAGACGTGGAGATCAAACTGGCCTAA
- the rplC gene encoding 50S ribosomal protein L3, with protein MRTGVIAKKVGMTRLFQADGRHVPVTVLQLEGVQVVGRRDGETDGYIAVQLGAGKAKAKNVNKPQRGAFGKAEVELKAKVVEFRVAEDALLDVGSEISADHFVEGQMVDISGVTQGKGFAGAMKRWGFGGLRATHGVSVSHRSHGSTGNRQDPGRVFKNKKMAGHMGARNRTQQNLEIVRTDVERGLLFVKGSVPGHKGSWLTVKDAVKLARNENAPYPAGLRTAAAAPQNNDAQVTDNAPAADESTEG; from the coding sequence ATGCGCACTGGCGTGATCGCCAAGAAGGTTGGAATGACCCGCCTGTTTCAGGCGGACGGACGTCACGTCCCCGTGACGGTTCTCCAGCTCGAAGGCGTCCAGGTGGTCGGCCGCCGCGACGGCGAGACGGATGGCTATATCGCCGTCCAGCTCGGCGCCGGCAAGGCCAAGGCCAAGAATGTCAACAAGCCGCAGCGCGGCGCCTTCGGCAAGGCCGAAGTGGAGCTCAAGGCGAAGGTCGTCGAGTTCCGGGTCGCCGAGGACGCGCTCCTCGACGTCGGTTCGGAAATCTCGGCGGATCACTTCGTCGAAGGCCAGATGGTCGATATCTCGGGTGTCACCCAGGGTAAGGGCTTCGCCGGCGCCATGAAGCGCTGGGGCTTCGGTGGTCTTCGCGCCACCCACGGCGTCTCGGTCTCGCACCGCTCGCACGGCTCGACGGGTAACCGCCAGGATCCGGGTCGCGTCTTCAAGAACAAGAAGATGGCCGGCCACATGGGCGCCCGCAACCGCACGCAGCAGAACCTCGAGATCGTCCGCACGGACGTCGAGCGCGGCCTGCTGTTCGTGAAGGGCTCGGTGCCCGGTCACAAGGGCAGCTGGCTGACCGTCAAGGACGCGGTCAAGCTCGCCCGCAACGAGAATGCGCCGTATCCGGCCGGTCTTCGCACCGCCGCTGCGGCTCCCCAGAACAACGACGCTCAGGTGACGGACAATGCGCCGGCCGCCGACGAGAGCACGGAAGGCTAA
- the rplD gene encoding 50S ribosomal protein L4, which produces MKVEVKTLDAAGSGNVELNDAVFGVEPRADILHRVVTWQLANRRGMARAARERSDVARTGKKFGRQKGGGTARHGDRRAPIFIGGGKAHGPRARLFTLSLNKKVRALGLKMALSSKAQGGQLIVLDNLDVAEGKTKALVEKLGKLGFGKTALVIDGDALNVSFAHASSNLVGVNLLPAVGANVYDIMRHETLVLTKAAVEKLEARFNG; this is translated from the coding sequence ATGAAGGTCGAAGTCAAGACCCTCGACGCCGCTGGAAGTGGCAATGTCGAGCTCAATGACGCCGTGTTCGGTGTCGAGCCGCGTGCCGACATCCTGCACCGCGTCGTCACCTGGCAGCTTGCCAATCGTCGCGGGATGGCTCGCGCCGCCCGCGAGCGGTCGGACGTTGCCCGCACCGGCAAGAAGTTCGGTCGCCAGAAGGGCGGCGGTACCGCCCGTCACGGCGATCGCCGCGCCCCGATCTTCATCGGCGGCGGCAAGGCCCACGGCCCGCGTGCCCGCCTGTTCACGCTGTCGCTGAACAAGAAGGTCCGTGCGCTCGGTCTCAAGATGGCGCTGTCGAGCAAGGCGCAGGGCGGTCAGCTGATCGTTCTCGACAACCTCGACGTCGCCGAAGGCAAGACCAAGGCGCTGGTCGAGAAGCTGGGCAAGCTCGGCTTCGGCAAGACCGCGCTGGTGATCGACGGTGACGCGCTGAACGTGAGCTTCGCCCACGCGTCGTCGAACCTCGTCGGTGTCAACCTGCTGCCGGCCGTCGGCGCCAACGTCTACGACATCATGCGCCACGAGACCCTGGTCCTGACCAAGGCCGCGGTCGAGAAGCTGGAGGCCCGGTTCAATGGCTAA